A genomic window from Glycine max cultivar Williams 82 chromosome 17, Glycine_max_v4.0, whole genome shotgun sequence includes:
- the LOC100806423 gene encoding THO complex subunit 6, translating to MCGDATNWDEDAYRETILKEREIQTRTVFRTAWAPPYTSNLDTLILASSDGSVASYSISSSIAASKIKNPFGFVNADTDELLAEPNCFVQAHDGPAYDVRFYGDGEDALLLSCGDDGRIRGWRWNEFSSSNYSVSSQGNDIKPVLDVVNPQHKGPWGALSPIPENNAIAVNTQGGSVFAASGDSCAYCWDVETGKVKMVFKGHMDYLHCIVARNSLDQIITGSEDGTTRIWDCKSGKCTQVIDPARDLKLKGSASWVGCVALDASESWLACSSGRNISLWNLPASECISKIPTRACVQDMLFDNNQILTVGTDPLLNRFDMNGTILSQIQCAPSSSFSISLHPAGVMAVGGYGCLVDVISQFGSHMCTFHCQCF from the exons ATGTGCGGTGACGCCACGAACTGGGACGAAGACGCATACAGAGAAACCATTCTCAAGGAGAGGGAAATCCAAACCCGAACCGTTTTCCGAACCGCTTGGGCCCCACCCTACACCTCTAACCTCGACACTCTCATCCTTGCCTCTAGCGACGGTTCCGTCGCATCCTACTCCATCTCTTCCTCCATCGCCGCCTCTAAGATAAAAAAT CCATTCGGTTTCGTCAATGCCGATACAGATGA GTTGTTGGCTGAACCAAATTGCTTCGTTCAAGCGCACGATGGACCTGCTTACGATGTCAGATTTTATGGTGATGGCGAAGATGCTCTGTTGCTGAG CTGTGGTGATGATGGTCGGATTCGAGGATGGAGATGGAACGAATTTTCAAGCTCAAATTATTCTGTTTCTTCCCAAG GAAATGATATCAAGCCTGTACTTGATGTGGTGAATCCCCAACACAA AGGTCCTTGGGGTGCGCTTTCACCTATCCCTGAGAATAATGCTATTGCTGTCAATACTCAG GGGGGATCTGTTTTTGCTGCATCTGGCGATTCTTGTGCATATTGTTGGGATGTG GAAACTGGTAAAGTGAAAATGGTATTCAAGGGGCACATGGACTATTTGCATTGTATAGTTGCTCGCAACTCATTAGATCAG ATCATAACAGGTTCGGAGGATGGGACGACACGAATTTGGG ATTGCAAAAGTGGAAAGTGTACGCAAGTGATTGATCCAGCAAGAGATTTGAAATTAAAGGGATCTGCTTCTTGGGTTGGCTGTGTTGCTTTAGATGCAAGTGAGAGCTGGTTG GCTTGCAGTAGTGGACGTAATATATCACTTTGGAACCTTCCTGCTTCTGAATGCATATCAAAGATTCCTACCCGTGCTTGTGTACAAGACATGTTATTTGACAATAATCAA ATTTTGACAGTTGGTACAGATCCTCTACTCAATCGCTTTGACATGAACGGCACTATCCTTTCACAAATACAGTGTGCTCCTTCGTCATCTTTTTCTATCTCCTTACATCCTGCAGGG GTTATGGCAGTTGGAGGTTATGGATGTCTTGTTGATGTTATCTCACAATTTGGCAGCCACATGTGCACATTTCATTGCCAGTGTTTCTAA